In Centroberyx gerrardi isolate f3 chromosome 20, fCenGer3.hap1.cur.20231027, whole genome shotgun sequence, a genomic segment contains:
- the noc3l gene encoding nucleolar complex protein 3 homolog isoform X1, which translates to MAPPRSKKRKPSFRRLLKTSSVKLDNKLKNRQFKQQNADKKQRKEQKKLRQAVKDATLRKPRPLERYKKRPEEEEDEEDFVETLPTDMLEEDDLQQITAMAHKASFLTRDLSSCGPERGGGRKRRAEVVQSYEKLPRKQLKTEEKEVIHLLPIKDKTGVIPQSMERAVVHKEEEEEEEEDVHTGLEEFENEEALQSAAALTAEERQQLRTQTLTEKKLRIAALGSAVISDPTSNIKRLKELRGMLMEAEPSVAVTVRKLVMVSLMEIFKDIIPSYKIRPLTPAERSAKVKKETQQLREFEEGLVSQYKFYLEDLEQTVRDWKQKKRKRSQAVAFDSYLSLAEVAVRCLVELLLTQTHFNFHNNIIVMLVPLMNDPVRKVSQLCCEAFRKLFQQDKLGDASLGAVRVISGLVKSLSYNIRPEVLRTLLSLRIKEVEVKKDTEDTAPKKKFMNYKEKKKNLSRMQRKWKKAEEKLEKELLEAEASESKDKKIKLHTETLNIVFLIYFRILKKAQKSVLLPAVLEGLANFAHLINLEFFDDLLNVLQNLIQSGDLTNRESLHCIQTAFNILSGQGDVLNIDPLKFYSHLYKTLLRLHAGAPNGDIIIVLRCLDVMLTRRRKQVSLQRAMAFVKRLSTLSLHVLPNASVGILASNRAVLHAFPKCDLLLDNEVQGSGFFLPELDEPEHCNPQNTALWELHSLQRHFHPAVRRFAVHLCHGAPSDGSAALGVELSRRSPVELFEDYSVKDMTFNPPVATPSTKKKDRFGGGTTLLDADLQSRVERALTATEEETLDFTAAYTHTHTESDT; encoded by the exons ATGGCTCCg cctcggTCGAAGAAGAGGAAGCCGTCGTTCCGGCGGCTGTTGAAGACCAGCAGTGTGAAGCTGGACAACAAGCTGAAGAACCGTCAGTTCAAACAGCAGAACGCCGACaagaagcagaggaaggagCAGAAGAAGCTGCGGCAGGCGGTGAAGGACGCCACGCTgaggaagccccgcccactggaGAGATACAAGAAGAGACCGG aggaagaggaggatgaggaagactTTGTGGAGACTCTGCCCACAGACATGCTGGAGGAGGACGACCTGCAGCAGATCACCGCCATGGCTCACAAAGCCTCCTTCCTCACCAGAGACCTGTCGTCATG cGGCCCGGAGCGCGGCGGCGGGCGGAAGCGGCGGGCGGAGGTGGTGCAGAGCTACGAGAAACTTCCCAGGAAGCAGCTGAAGACGGAGGAGAAGGAAGTGATCCACCTGCTGCCAATCAAAGACAAGACAGGAGTCATCCCACAGAGCATGGAGCGAGcgg tCGTCcataaagaggaagaggaggaggaggaagaggatgttCACACTGGGCTGGAGGAGTTTGAaaacg aggaGGCGCTGCAGAGCGCTGCAGCTCTCACGGCGGAGGAGCGGCAGCAGCTCCGAACGCAGACGCTCACAGAGAAGAAGCTCCGCATCGCTGCTCTGGGGTCAGCTGTCATCTCCGACCCCACCAGCAAC ataaaGCGGCTGAAGGAGCTGCGCGGCATGCTGATGGAGGCGGAGCCTAGTGTGGCGGTGACGGTCAGGAAGCTGGTGATGGTTTCTCTGATGGAGATCTTTAAAGACATCATCCCATCCTACAAGatccgacctctgaccccggcaGAGAGGAGCGCCAAG GTGAAGAAGGAGACGCAGCAGCTCAGAGAGTTTGAAGAAGGTTTGGTCAGTCAGTACAAGTTCTACCTGGAGGATCTGGAGCAGACGGTccgag ACtggaagcagaagaagaggaagaggagtcagGCGGTGGCGTTTGATTCGTACCTCAGTCTGGCTGAAGTGGCGGTGCGCTGCCTGGTGGAGCTGCTGCTCACTCAAACTCACTTCAACTTCCACAACAACATCATCGTCATGCTCGTCCCGCTGATGAACGACCCGGTCCgcaag gtGTCTCAGCTGTGCTGTGAGGCGTTCAGGAAACTCTTCCAGCAGGACAAACTAGGCGATGCCTCGCTGGGCGCCGTGCGCGTCATTTCTGGACTCGTCAAGAGCCTCAGTTACAACATCAGGCCTGAG gtGCTGAGGACTCTGCTGAGTCTGAGGATaaaggaggtggaggtgaagaaagacacagaggacACAGCACCAAAGAAGAAGTTCATGAACtacaaggagaagaagaagaacctctccaggatgcagaggaag tggaaGAAGGcggaggagaagctggagaaggagctgctggaggcCGAAGCCTCAGAGAGCAAAGACAAGAAGATCAAACTG cataCAGAAACTCTCAACATCGTCTTCCTGATCTACTTCAGGATCCTGAAGAAAGCCCAGAAGTCTGTCCTCCTTCCTGCTGTACTGGAGGGACTGGCCaa TTTTGCTCATCTGATCAACCTGGAGTTCTTCGACGACCTGCTCAACGTGCTGCAGAACCTCATCCAATCAGGA GATCTGACCAATCGGGAAAGTCTCCACTGCATACAGACCGCCTTCAACATCCTGTCTGGACAAG GTGATGTTCTCAACATCGACCCGCTCAAGTTCTACTCTCACCTGTACAAAACACTGCTGAGGCTCCACGCAG GAGCGCCTAACGGTGACATCATCATCGTGCTGCGGTGCCTGGACGTGATGCTGACCCGGCGCAGGAAGCAGGTCAGCCTGCAGAGGGCGATGGCGTTCGTCAAGAGGCTGAGCACGCTCAGTCTGCACGTCCTGCCCAACGCCAGCGTGGGCATCCTGGCCTCCAACAGGGCCGTCCTacac gccttCCCTAAGTGTGACCTCCTGCTGGATAACGAGGTTCAGGGCAGCGGCTTCTTCCTGCCGGAGCTGGACGAGCCCGAACACTGCAACCCACAAAACACAGCGCTGTGGGAGCTGCACAgcctgcag AGACATTTCCACCCGGCGGTGCGGCGGTTTGCCGTCCATCTGTGTCACGGCGCTCCGAGTGACGGCTCGGCGGCGCTCGGCGTGGAGCTGAGCCGCAG gtctccagtggagctgtttGAAGACTACAGTGTTAAAGACATGACCTTTAACCCCCCTGTAGCCACACCCAGTACCAAGAAgaag gatcgTTTCGGTGGCGGGACGACGCTGCTGGACGCTGACCTGCAGAGCCGAGTGGAGCGAGCGCTGACTGCCAcggaggaggagacactggaCTTTActgcagcatacacacacacacacacagagtctgacacctaa
- the noc3l gene encoding nucleolar complex protein 3 homolog isoform X2, with the protein MAPPRSKKRKPSFRRLLKTSSVKLDNKLKNRQFKQQNADKKQRKEQKKLRQAVKDATLRKPRPLERYKKRPEEEEDEEDFVETLPTDMLEEDDLQQITAMAHKASFLTRDLSSCGPERGGGRKRRAEVVQSYEKLPRKQLKTEEKEVIHLLPIKDKTGVIPQSMERVVHKEEEEEEEEDVHTGLEEFENEEALQSAAALTAEERQQLRTQTLTEKKLRIAALGSAVISDPTSNIKRLKELRGMLMEAEPSVAVTVRKLVMVSLMEIFKDIIPSYKIRPLTPAERSAKVKKETQQLREFEEGLVSQYKFYLEDLEQTVRDWKQKKRKRSQAVAFDSYLSLAEVAVRCLVELLLTQTHFNFHNNIIVMLVPLMNDPVRKVSQLCCEAFRKLFQQDKLGDASLGAVRVISGLVKSLSYNIRPEVLRTLLSLRIKEVEVKKDTEDTAPKKKFMNYKEKKKNLSRMQRKWKKAEEKLEKELLEAEASESKDKKIKLHTETLNIVFLIYFRILKKAQKSVLLPAVLEGLANFAHLINLEFFDDLLNVLQNLIQSGDLTNRESLHCIQTAFNILSGQGDVLNIDPLKFYSHLYKTLLRLHAGAPNGDIIIVLRCLDVMLTRRRKQVSLQRAMAFVKRLSTLSLHVLPNASVGILASNRAVLHAFPKCDLLLDNEVQGSGFFLPELDEPEHCNPQNTALWELHSLQRHFHPAVRRFAVHLCHGAPSDGSAALGVELSRRSPVELFEDYSVKDMTFNPPVATPSTKKKDRFGGGTTLLDADLQSRVERALTATEEETLDFTAAYTHTHTESDT; encoded by the exons ATGGCTCCg cctcggTCGAAGAAGAGGAAGCCGTCGTTCCGGCGGCTGTTGAAGACCAGCAGTGTGAAGCTGGACAACAAGCTGAAGAACCGTCAGTTCAAACAGCAGAACGCCGACaagaagcagaggaaggagCAGAAGAAGCTGCGGCAGGCGGTGAAGGACGCCACGCTgaggaagccccgcccactggaGAGATACAAGAAGAGACCGG aggaagaggaggatgaggaagactTTGTGGAGACTCTGCCCACAGACATGCTGGAGGAGGACGACCTGCAGCAGATCACCGCCATGGCTCACAAAGCCTCCTTCCTCACCAGAGACCTGTCGTCATG cGGCCCGGAGCGCGGCGGCGGGCGGAAGCGGCGGGCGGAGGTGGTGCAGAGCTACGAGAAACTTCCCAGGAAGCAGCTGAAGACGGAGGAGAAGGAAGTGATCCACCTGCTGCCAATCAAAGACAAGACAGGAGTCATCCCACAGAGCATGGAGCGAG tCGTCcataaagaggaagaggaggaggaggaagaggatgttCACACTGGGCTGGAGGAGTTTGAaaacg aggaGGCGCTGCAGAGCGCTGCAGCTCTCACGGCGGAGGAGCGGCAGCAGCTCCGAACGCAGACGCTCACAGAGAAGAAGCTCCGCATCGCTGCTCTGGGGTCAGCTGTCATCTCCGACCCCACCAGCAAC ataaaGCGGCTGAAGGAGCTGCGCGGCATGCTGATGGAGGCGGAGCCTAGTGTGGCGGTGACGGTCAGGAAGCTGGTGATGGTTTCTCTGATGGAGATCTTTAAAGACATCATCCCATCCTACAAGatccgacctctgaccccggcaGAGAGGAGCGCCAAG GTGAAGAAGGAGACGCAGCAGCTCAGAGAGTTTGAAGAAGGTTTGGTCAGTCAGTACAAGTTCTACCTGGAGGATCTGGAGCAGACGGTccgag ACtggaagcagaagaagaggaagaggagtcagGCGGTGGCGTTTGATTCGTACCTCAGTCTGGCTGAAGTGGCGGTGCGCTGCCTGGTGGAGCTGCTGCTCACTCAAACTCACTTCAACTTCCACAACAACATCATCGTCATGCTCGTCCCGCTGATGAACGACCCGGTCCgcaag gtGTCTCAGCTGTGCTGTGAGGCGTTCAGGAAACTCTTCCAGCAGGACAAACTAGGCGATGCCTCGCTGGGCGCCGTGCGCGTCATTTCTGGACTCGTCAAGAGCCTCAGTTACAACATCAGGCCTGAG gtGCTGAGGACTCTGCTGAGTCTGAGGATaaaggaggtggaggtgaagaaagacacagaggacACAGCACCAAAGAAGAAGTTCATGAACtacaaggagaagaagaagaacctctccaggatgcagaggaag tggaaGAAGGcggaggagaagctggagaaggagctgctggaggcCGAAGCCTCAGAGAGCAAAGACAAGAAGATCAAACTG cataCAGAAACTCTCAACATCGTCTTCCTGATCTACTTCAGGATCCTGAAGAAAGCCCAGAAGTCTGTCCTCCTTCCTGCTGTACTGGAGGGACTGGCCaa TTTTGCTCATCTGATCAACCTGGAGTTCTTCGACGACCTGCTCAACGTGCTGCAGAACCTCATCCAATCAGGA GATCTGACCAATCGGGAAAGTCTCCACTGCATACAGACCGCCTTCAACATCCTGTCTGGACAAG GTGATGTTCTCAACATCGACCCGCTCAAGTTCTACTCTCACCTGTACAAAACACTGCTGAGGCTCCACGCAG GAGCGCCTAACGGTGACATCATCATCGTGCTGCGGTGCCTGGACGTGATGCTGACCCGGCGCAGGAAGCAGGTCAGCCTGCAGAGGGCGATGGCGTTCGTCAAGAGGCTGAGCACGCTCAGTCTGCACGTCCTGCCCAACGCCAGCGTGGGCATCCTGGCCTCCAACAGGGCCGTCCTacac gccttCCCTAAGTGTGACCTCCTGCTGGATAACGAGGTTCAGGGCAGCGGCTTCTTCCTGCCGGAGCTGGACGAGCCCGAACACTGCAACCCACAAAACACAGCGCTGTGGGAGCTGCACAgcctgcag AGACATTTCCACCCGGCGGTGCGGCGGTTTGCCGTCCATCTGTGTCACGGCGCTCCGAGTGACGGCTCGGCGGCGCTCGGCGTGGAGCTGAGCCGCAG gtctccagtggagctgtttGAAGACTACAGTGTTAAAGACATGACCTTTAACCCCCCTGTAGCCACACCCAGTACCAAGAAgaag gatcgTTTCGGTGGCGGGACGACGCTGCTGGACGCTGACCTGCAGAGCCGAGTGGAGCGAGCGCTGACTGCCAcggaggaggagacactggaCTTTActgcagcatacacacacacacacacagagtctgacacctaa